A stretch of the Cucurbita pepo subsp. pepo cultivar mu-cu-16 chromosome LG16, ASM280686v2, whole genome shotgun sequence genome encodes the following:
- the LOC111776737 gene encoding uncharacterized protein LOC111776737 gives MDDKSVPYNLRLRKDHKASAATEGSKGQKQAEREFQEKGGEEVLSLYGCDKCGCSFDLQPSLRSHHCKNNNKSEKEAMENEVDEGLGKDKSLRKRTRKGIPTRAPFF, from the exons ATGGATGACAAGTCGGTTCCTTATAATCTCCGACTGCGGAAGGATCACAAGGCGTCGGCTGCAACGGAGGGTTCGAAAGGTCAAAAGCAAGCAGAAAGGGAGTTTCAGGAAAAGGGAGGCGAAGAAGTATTATCATTATATGGATGTGACAAATGTGGATGCTCTTTTGATCTTCAACCCTCTCTTCGTTCGCACCATTGCAaa aacaataataaaagtGAGAAAGAGGCGATGGAAAACGAAGTGGATGAAGGGTTGGGGAAGGACAAATCTCTCAGAAAAAGAACCAGGAAGGGAATACCCACACGGGCTCCTTTCTTCTag